In one window of Deltaproteobacteria bacterium CG11_big_fil_rev_8_21_14_0_20_49_13 DNA:
- the recO gene encoding DNA repair protein RecO: protein MEQKSKALILKVSDFAEADRLVTFFTENHGKVKGVAKHAKRSKKRFGGGVEPGSLGKISYVEKNGAELVRIDEFIVDSPVWKLTSSLEKISALNITLELADRMLPPGHASRERFALIGRWIDFLGSNEPLLSHKHAFFYKWLLACGLEPVFDRCSVCGNAVSAAGNRIQSSHGGVVCASCYRPLPGDIMVSTETLKYLQAFKLGRLFEGADKDADRIFEMLLIHAVGRDIKSFDIARRMEL, encoded by the coding sequence ATGGAACAAAAGAGCAAGGCACTTATCCTTAAGGTGAGCGATTTCGCCGAGGCGGACCGGCTTGTGACCTTCTTTACCGAAAACCACGGAAAGGTCAAAGGCGTCGCCAAGCATGCGAAGAGATCCAAAAAACGTTTTGGAGGCGGCGTTGAACCGGGGAGCCTTGGGAAGATCTCTTATGTCGAAAAGAACGGCGCCGAACTTGTAAGGATAGACGAGTTCATAGTGGATTCGCCCGTATGGAAGCTGACATCCAGCCTTGAAAAGATATCGGCGCTCAATATCACACTTGAGCTCGCGGACCGAATGCTTCCGCCGGGCCACGCCTCAAGAGAGCGGTTCGCGCTCATTGGCAGATGGATAGATTTTTTAGGCTCTAACGAGCCCCTTTTATCGCACAAACACGCCTTCTTCTATAAATGGCTCCTCGCCTGCGGGCTTGAGCCTGTGTTTGACAGGTGTTCGGTTTGCGGAAATGCCGTTTCGGCAGCCGGTAACCGCATCCAGAGCTCCCACGGTGGCGTTGTTTGCGCCTCTTGCTATAGACCTCTGCCGGGTGATATAATGGTCTCGACCGAAACGCTTAAATATCTTCAGGCGTTCAAGCTGGGCAGATTGTTCGAGGGCGCCGATAAGGACGCCGACAGGATATTTGAGATGCTTTTGATCCATGCGGTCGGAAGGGACATTAAGTCTTTTGATATTGCAAGGAGGATGGAACTGTAA